From the Oryza glaberrima chromosome 5, OglaRS2, whole genome shotgun sequence genome, one window contains:
- the LOC127774433 gene encoding disease resistance protein PIK6-NP-like has protein sequence MAELASGAVSSLLGLLQKEAQLLGRVGSDVEFIREEMESMNSFLEHLSRTAHLASGHDKQVRTWMKQVRDLAHDCSNCVDDYLRSGDLAVHLARGGVRRYIWWTYWLVRKMHDQQNAALRLRELRDRVSDVGKRRLRYGVEIPSKGRAAQILPSSTPSRGSAAAPGVIEDEDDDDDDTLHQVVAAMTGDLDLRRGIQEHRTLEDFCAEKLVNWVSTSREQEKGQQGPSSIPSIAIVALDAGASSAAAQGALELATAHFDKSFSINLQALHRPWDLPVLPWEILYYILFQCKQHGTGQGEADDEKRRKAFQDKLNTHDEIWKEIEKMNIDNKIEEVKRKIGEVSGTTEEVKNNKIEGTKYLKATTDIPIGMLHQALRLMLNSEGLSIIGRSSDTKIMQETAMMLKQHMESVVPKPPIQLDNIQYLDILQKVFLDTKPSHAKETSTNTATTLGEDHIKEILNNHKIALDIVRELLRWSQLPEGNSVKELAKGVLQGVRDQNSVIDAAISETEEKMNENPRDTKAKGTNAAIQETNEKVGEISSAIKFSLFIKGIVDKIKVPLERKRTLFILIDDRGYISEWEGIKNALSLLDCSNGNAVIVITNNNQKAQGFCSTPWEPITYSLVGLYYDIVLKMTSQRENEGGNNNSQIFRDILVKCDPNEFCMRMFAHAMYANPNRSYEELRRLLGSLQVFGNSTDAYATKAKMIFKFSYRDLPREHKTCLLYLAIFPQGHEIKRSTLIERWAIEELITNEDWPTVVRHGKRCFQALIDRWFVTPVELSAAGKVKSCKVDGLVHDFITKIAKKEHILDMRLSQLRAHHFSTFSGLRLRASDTIDTVVEKLPRYLHKLHLLKLLDLEGCQYHLDKNHLKDICSILHLKYLSLRRTDVADLPHEINNLHELEVLDIRQTKVSEHATKNIVLLKLRRLLAGQVDPSTSHEMGKPLRSAVLIPRKINKMENMEVLSNVKAYSRNGAELKEIRKLGQLRKLGVVIVNNENHLKNLLWAMSDLKECLQSLSITILKTRNEGDTDNEQKVLPHDLYNHLIQPPKVLESLSIDGPTKIVRLLTMFAKGSNELAKVTLRHTSLKKKNLVHITMLPKLCCVRLRQNAYTDKELTFETEEFPHLKNFLVEQLHETDMINFKKGAAPELEKIVLFRTSIKHLCGVGALPNLKELELKENEQLVLSPEAGTVSADPVILEDWTDSTDIIVHKDGATSAEKSALTFKKKEFKHLKYFLVEGHHMQTDIKFEGGAPELEKIVLSNTNIESLDGVGGLAKLMEIDLKGNKTILSLFATANHIAKVTLSDTCLKQGDLQILAKKPKLCWLLLLDKSYDESHLTFKKDEFPKLKHLTITCSKISGINFAKESACKLEKITWSFTELESLSGIDNLPELKELELEGRSVPLQVRRDINAHNKKLIHKKTQVQDEPKGGPTLANKKKSAFFSIFPSTHR, from the coding sequence ATGGCCGAGCTCGCGTCCGGAGCTGTGAGCTCGCTGCTGGGCCTCCTCCAGAAGGAGGCGCAGCTGCTGGGCCGCGTGGGGAGCGACGTGGAGTTCAtcagggaggagatggagagcaTGAACAGCTTCCTTGAGCACCTGTCCAGGACGGCGCATCTCGCCAGCGGGCACGACAAGCAGGTCCGCACGTGGATGAAGCAGGTCCGGGACCTCGCCCACGACTGCAGCAACTGCGTCGACGACTACCTTCGAAGCGGCGACTTGGCGGTCCACCTCGCCAGGGGCGGTGTCCGGCGCTACATCTGGTGGACCTATTGGCTGGTGCGAAAGATGCATGACCAGCAAAACGCAGCCCTGCGGCTGCGTGAGCTCAGGGACCGGGTGAGCGATGTTGGCAAGCGGCGGTTGAGGTATGGCGTGGAGATCCCAAGCAAGGGAAGGGCGGCACAAATTCTGCCATCTTCAACCCCATCTCGAGGTTCTGCTGCAGCGCCTGGGGTCATAGAAGATGaagacgatgatgacgacgacacTCTCCATCAAGTGGTGGCAGCTATGACTGGCGATCTTGATCTCCGTCGAGGAATTCAAGAGCATCGCACTCTGGAGGACTTTTGTGCCGAGAAGCTAGTCAACTGGGTCAGCACCAGCCGTGAGCAGGAAAAAGGACAACAGGGTCCATCCTCGATACCATCCATTGCCATTGTTGCACTGGATGCAGGTGCATCCTCTGCTGCTGCACAAGGAGCATTGGAATTGGCAACTGCACATTTCGACAAGAGTTTCTCGATCAACCTCCAGGCATTGCACCGCCCATGGGATCTTCCGGTACTACCGTGGGAGATCCTCTATTACATCTTGTTTCAATGCAAACAGCACGGCACAGGTCAAGGCGAGGCTGATGACGAAAAACGACGGAAAGCATTTCAAGACAAACTGAACACACATGATGAAATATGGAAAGAGATTGAAAAAATGAATATCGACAACAAGATTGAAGAAGTAAAGCGCAAGATTGGAGAAGTCAGTGGAACAACTGAAGAAGTCAAGAACAACAAGATTGAAGGAACAAAGTACTTGAAAGCCACAACTGATATCCCCATTGGCATGCTCCACCAGGCATTGCGGCTCATGCTAAACAGTGAAGGGCTCAGCATTATAGGAAGATCATCAGATACCAAGATAATGCAGGAGACGGCCATGATGCTTAAACAACACATGGAATCTGTCGTGCCTAAGCCCCCAATTCAATTGGATAATATCCAATACCTAGACATCCTGCAGAAGGTGTTCCTAGACACTAAGCCCTCACACGCCAAGGAAACCAGTACCAATACTGCTACTACATTGGGTGAGGATCACATCAAAGAAATCCTCAACAACCACAAGATTGCACTAGACATCGTTCGGGAGTTGCTTCGCTGGTCCCAGCTTCCGGAAGGCAACTCTGTCAAGGAACTAGCCAAAGGTGTCCTGCAGGGTGTTCGTGATCAAAATAGTGTTATTGATGCTGCCATCTCAGAAACAGAGGAGAAGATGAATGAGAACCCAAGGGACACTAAGGCAAAAGGTACTAATGCTGCAATACAAGAAACCAATGAGAAGGTTGGGGAGATATCGTCAGCAATTAAATTTTCACTGTTCATCAAAGGGATAGTGGACAAGATTAAGGTGCCTCTAGAAAGAAAAAGGACCCTTTTCATCCTCATTGATGATAGAGGCTACATATCCGAGTGGGAGGGGATAAAAAATGCTTTGAGCCTGTTGGATTGCTCCAATGGCAATGCAGTGATAGTGATCACAAACAACAACCAGAAGGCCCAAGGATTTTGTTCAACACCGTGGGAGCCTATAACATATTCCCTTGTTGGTCTCTACTATGATATTGTGCTGAAGATGACAAGCCAAAGGGAGAATGAAGGTGGCAACAACAATTCCCAGATCTTCCGCGACATATTGGTTAAGTGTGATCCAAATGAATTCTGCATGAGGATGTTCGCCCATGCTATGTATGCAAATCCCAACAGGAGTTATGAAGAACTACGCAGGTTGCTTGGCTCCCTGCAGGTATTCGGAAACTCAACGGACGCTTATGCTACTAAAGCTAAGATGATATTCAAGTTCTCCTACAGAGATCTGCCAAGGGAACACAAGACATGCTTGTTGTACCTAGCTATTTTCCCTCAAGGTCACGAAATCAAAAGGTCAACCTTGATAGAGCGATGGGCTATAGAAGAGTTAATAACAAATGAAGACTGGCCAACTGTAGTGCGTCATGGAAAACGATGTTTTCAAGCTCTCATCGACCGGTGGTTTGTTACTCCTGTTGAGCTTAGTGCTGCAGGAAAGGTCAAAAGCTGCAAGGTAGATGGTCTAGTCCATGACTTTATCACCAAAATCGCCAAGAAAGAGCACATTTTGGATATGCGCCTGTCACAACTTCGGGCGCATCATTTCTCCACCTTCAGTGGTCTTCGACTCCGTGCCTCTGACACCATTGACACGGTTGTGGAGAAACTCCCTAGATATTTACATAAACTGCATCTGCTAAAGTTGCTAGATCTGGAAGGCTGTCAATATCACTTGGACAAGAACCACCTCAAGGACATCTGCAGCATTTTACATCTTAAGTATCTAAGCCTAAGGAGAACAGATGTTGCTGATCTGCCTCATGAAATCAACAACCTCCATGAGCTTGAGGTATTGGATATCCGTCAAACCAAAGTGTCTGAGCATGCAACAAAAAATATTGTGCTCCTAAAGCTGAGGCGCCTACTTGCTGGTCAAGTTGATCCAAGCACAAGTCATGAAATGGGCAAGCCATTGCGCTCAGCTGTCTTGATCCCACGCAAAATCAACAAAATGGAAAATATGGAGGTATTGTCCAATGTGAAGGCTTATTCAAGGAATGGAGCTGAGTTAAAAGAAATTAGAAAGCTAGGGCAACTGAGGAAGCTTGGTGTGGTTATCGTTAACAACGAAAATCACCTCAAGAATCTGCTTTGGGCCATGAGTGACCTAAAAGAATGCCTCCAGTCTCTTTCCATCACTATACTTAAAACCAGAAATGAGGGTGATACTGACAACGAGCAAAAGGTGCTACCACATGATCTGTACAATCACTTGATACAGCCCCCCAAGGTTCTTGAGAGCCTAAGCATTGATGGACCCACAAAAATTGTTCGGCTTCTAACAATGTTCGCTAAAGGTAGCAACGAACTTGCCAAGGTAACTCTGAGACACACCtcattgaaaaagaaaaatctggtCCACATCACCATGCTTCCCAAATTATGCTGCGTCAGACTCCGACAAAATGCATACACAGACAAGGAGCTCACTTTTGAGACGGAAGAATTCCCACATCTCAAGAATTTTCTTGTTGAGCAGCTCCACGAGACTGACATGATCAACTTTAAAAAAGGAGCAGCTCCTGAGCTCGAGAAGATCGTGCTATTCCGCACCAGCATAAAGCATCTTTGTGGGGTCGGTGCCCTTCCAAACCTAAAGGAGCTCGAGTTGAAGGAAAACGAGCAGCTTGTTCTATCACCTGAAGCTGGAACAGTTTCCGCTGATCCAGTTATACTTGAAGATTGGACAGACTCTACTGATATAATTGTACATAAAGATGGAGCAACTTCTGCTGAAAAGAGCGCACTCACcttcaagaagaaagaattcaAGCATCTCAAGTACTTTCTTGTTGAGGGTCACCACATGCAGACTGACATCAAATTTGAAGGTGGAGCTCCTGAGCTCGAGAAGATTGTCTTGTCCAATACAAACATAGAGTCTCTTGATGGAGTCGGCGGCCTTGCAAAATTGATGGAGATTGACTTGAAGGGTAATAAGACCATTCTTTCATTATTTGCCACTGCCAATCATATTGCCAAGGTAACTCTTTCCGATACTTGCCTGAAGCAAGGTGATCTACAAATCCTCGCGAAGAAACCAAAATTGTGCTGGCTACTGCTCTTGGACAAATCTTATGACGAAAGCCATCTTACCTTCAAAAAAGATGAGTTTCCCAAGCTCAAACATCTTACTATCACGTGCTCCAAGATCTCGGGCATCAACTTCGCCAAGGAATCTGCCTGTAAGCTTGAGAAGATTACCTGGTCCTTCACCGAGCTAGAGTCTCTCTCTGGAATTGACAACCTCCCGGAATTGAAGGAGCTTGAGTTAGAAGGCAGAAGTGTCCCTCTTCAAGTGAGGAGAGATATCAATGCACATAACAAGAAACTTATACACAAGAAAACACAGGTTCAGGATGAACCAAAAGGAGGACCGACACTAGCTAACAAGAAAAAGTCTGCATTCTTCTCCATCTTTCCGTCCACTCATCGCTGA
- the LOC127773072 gene encoding probable calcium-binding protein CML15, with the protein MGKVRAFFSRKGRGNSSGRSRSMREAAMNVDWSPRPSDLAAAAAAKPRPPAAEDETERVFRKFDANGDGRISRAELAALFRSVGHAVTDDEVARMMQEADSDGDGYISLGEFAAISAPPPGDAAAAEEDLRHAFGVFDADGNGVITPAELARVLRGIGEAATVAQCRRMIDGVDRNGDGLINFEEFKLMMAAGAGFGRIAS; encoded by the coding sequence ATGGGCAAGGTGAGGGCGTTCTTCTCGCGCAAGGGCAGGGGGAACAGCAGCGGCAGGTCCAGGTCGATGCGGGAGGCGGCGATGAACGTGGACTGGTCGCCGAGGCCGTcggatctcgccgccgccgccgccgcgaagcccCGCCCGCCCGCGGCGGAGGACGAGACGGAGCGGGTGTTCAGGAAGTTCGACGCGAACGGCGACGGGCGGATCTCGCGGGCCGAGCTGGCGGCGCTGTTCCGCAGCGTGGGCCACGCCGTCACCGACGACGAGGTGGCGCGGATGATGCAGGAGGCCGactccgacggcgacggctacaTCTCGCTCGGCGAGTTCGCCGCCATCAGCGCCCCGCcgcccggcgacgccgccgccgccgaggaggaccTGCGCCACGCCTTCGGCGTGTTCGACGCCGACGGCAACGGCGTCATCACCCCCGCCGAGCTGGCCCGCGTCCTCCGCGGCATCGGCgaggccgccaccgtcgcccagTGCCGCCGCATGATCGACGGCGTCGACCGCAACGGCGACGGCCTCATCAACTTCGAGGAGTTCAAGCTCAtgatggccgccggcgccggcttcgGCAGGATCGCTTCTTGA
- the LOC127774952 gene encoding uncharacterized protein LOC127774952, whose protein sequence is MGVADDCSSERSNRSTGATMSVAASGSCCCSINIYVNNNVQGVTNSVLVRSKVAMRDPGARIRLRHPPLPCPTKRKKKTAAVTATTTATAATRSFPSSAATILIATLVLLLLALLCMWMC, encoded by the coding sequence ATGGGTGTTGCAGACGATTGCTCCTCCGAGCGGAGCAACCGGAGCACGGGGGCGACCATGTcagtggcggcgagcggcagctgctgctgcagcatcAACATCTACGTGAACAACAACGTGCAGGGGGTGACCAACTCGGTGCTGGTCAGGAGCAAGGTGGCCATGAGAGACCCCGGAGCTCGCATCCGCCTCCGGCATCCTCCCCTCCCATGCCCGACCAAGCGGAAGAAGAAGACGgcagcggtgacggcgacgacgacagcaaCGGCGGCCACGAGGAGCTTCCCGTCATCTGCCGCAACGATCCTCATCGCCACTCTGGTTCTGCTGCTGTTAGCTCTGCTCTGTATGTGGATGTGCTGA